GATATGAACAAATAGCCATATTATGCAGTATATCcaagtgtacattttttttcatacaagGAAGCATGtatttataaaactataaatataaaaaatataacatttgaaACTAAAGGAAATTGCTTCAAAAGTTTTTTGATAGATTGTGATTtcaatttgcaaacattatttttttttttttttctctgtatctGTATTTTGTTTAGGTGTTGATCCCAATGCTGAATACCCTACTCTCTATCGCTACTTTGTGGAGGTGTGGATCTATCTTGGTCTGGCATGGCTCTCTCTGTTCTTCAATTGGAAGGTGCGCATGGTTGTGGAGGCTCACAAAGCTCTAAAGAAGCGCCGTAAAAGGCGCAAACTTTCTCTGGATGAGTTACAGTGCATCAAGGAAAGTCACAAGACCCTACACCTGCCACCATCTCCTAATGATGTCAACATCTTCAGCTTTCTGtccaagaaaaaagaaagttacaATGACTCAATCAAGCAGATAGGTGTCGAGAAGGAAGGAGAAGTACAATGTGTCAGCTCCATCACTGGTAGCAAGAATAAAGCACCAAACCGCTCAAAGAGCTGCAGTGATTCTCTTTCAATAAATGGAAATACCATCCTCAGTTTTGACCGCTCACCTCGACAGAAGCGCCGCTATAGCTTGAGTGAAAAAGTTGCTGTAGCAATCTCAAAATCCAAGGGTTACCTTCTTAATCAAGAGGAATGTCTTCTCATGAATGAAATGCATGGGGGAGGAGAGATAGACTCTACAAGAATGTATGAGAATCAATTGGACAAAGAGGCAGGAGAGAACCACGAAGGTCTTGACCCTGGAGGCTGCAGTAATGGCCGAATCGCATGGGAATCCAAAGGTTACCAGATCCACACGTTTCCCAATGCCAACATCACCTTCATTGATGAGGAGAATTTGCTAAACAACAACCTGGAGGAGGATGATAATGACTTCATGCCCAAGTATTCAACTTCAGATGAGACAGATTTTAGAGAGGAACAGGGCTCCGAATCCGAGACCTCCGTATTCACCACAGATGGGTTGGACCATAACCACTCCTATGAGCAGCTGGTAGAAGAGTATTCCAAAGAGGACAACACTGACATTTGATCTCATAATAGGATTTGGTATTCTGTCTTAAACCTTAGTAAAGTTTTTCTATCATGAACTTGAAATGATGGCGTGAACTATAAAAATAGAAGTTACTCACAAACCATTTCTATCTGTCTTCAAATGTGAGCAGCTTTATACAAgtttaatgtgattttacaaATTAGAATTTCTTTAAGTATTTTGCAAGTGGAACAACAGATTTAAGAGTCTTAttgacatttaaattaaaagccAATTTTATAAATGAACAATCTATCGGCAGCTGTTGGCATACAGACTTATAGAGATGTATATCAATAGTTGACTGATTTTGCAGTGGCTCTAGACTTGAttaggtttttatttattgtatagcaaataaatcaaattagaCCATTTAGGTTTCTACCTAAATTGTCTAAACTGTAGGGGTCTCAGATTCACTGCGAACCAGTTCACTGACAATATAGA
This window of the Ctenopharyngodon idella isolate HZGC_01 chromosome 17, HZGC01, whole genome shotgun sequence genome carries:
- the kcnk5a gene encoding potassium channel subfamily K member 5a — translated: MVDRGPLLTSAIIFYLSIGAAIFQVIEEPNWEIAVKKYQDEKENILKQFPCLTKFDLDRILKVVSDAAGQGITITGDKAFNNWNWPNAVIFAATVITTIGYGNIAPKTPSGRVFCIFYGLFGVPLCFTWISELGKFFGGRAKHLGRYLTKKGVTLRKTQFTCTAVFLLWGVLVHLVIPPFVFMSQEGWTYIEGLYFSFVTLTTIGFGDLVAGVDPNAEYPTLYRYFVEVWIYLGLAWLSLFFNWKVRMVVEAHKALKKRRKRRKLSLDELQCIKESHKTLHLPPSPNDVNIFSFLSKKKESYNDSIKQIGVEKEGEVQCVSSITGSKNKAPNRSKSCSDSLSINGNTILSFDRSPRQKRRYSLSEKVAVAISKSKGYLLNQEECLLMNEMHGGGEIDSTRMYENQLDKEAGENHEGLDPGGCSNGRIAWESKGYQIHTFPNANITFIDEENLLNNNLEEDDNDFMPKYSTSDETDFREEQGSESETSVFTTDGLDHNHSYEQLVEEYSKEDNTDI